DNA from Synechococcus sp. CBW1108:
GGGAACTAGGTGTTGCGCATAGAGAAGGGCAGGTTGCCGGGCAGCCGCCATACACGGAGCATCTGGCCGCGCTTGAGGGCTGGGTCGTAGGTGGTTCGTTCCAGCTGGGTTCGGATGGGGCCGATGATCCCCACCCGCTCCCAGCGGCAGATCTCGAAGCTCCCATCCTTGAGCCCCTCTTCGCTGCCTGCTCGCTAAGGCTCCTGGTGCGGTGACTTTCAGGAAAGTTGTCACTCCTTGGCTGCCATTCAGGCGGCCTTGATTAAGGGTAGCGCCAGGACCGGATCGGGCTCTTCTGTTGGCTTGTTTATCCACACTTCTGCCGGTTGATTCCAGCAGCGGGTGGCACCGCTCCAGCGCGTTGGATTGGCACGGCGGGCGGCCTCGTAGACATCAGTGCGCTGCTGGCAAATTGCCGCGGCAGCCCCACTGTGGCGCTGGTGGGGCGTCACGAATTTGATCGCGCTGTGGTGGTGCCGGTGGTTGTACCAATCCACAAATGCTGCCACCCATTCACAGGCCTCGCCCTTGCTGGCAAAGGGCCGGCTCGGGTAATCAGGCCGGTATTTGACCGTACGGAACAGGGATTCCGAGTACGGGTTGTCGTTTGAGACCCTTGGCCGGGAGAAGGATCTGAGCACGCCCATCTCCTCGAGCCGTGATTCCAGCGTGGCCCCACGCATTGCATTGCCGTTGTCGGCGTGGAGTATTAGGGGCTGCTGCTGGCACTGGCGGCTGCCAAAGCCGCTGGGGCGGTGGTAGCGCTCCTTGAGGCAGGCCCGCTGCACCAGATCCGCTGCGATCTGGGCCGATTCCACCTCGGCCACATCCCATGCCACCACTTTGCGGCTCCAGACATCGACCACCAAATAGAGGTAGAGCCACACACCTCGCACCGTGGTCGGCAGAAAGGTGATGTCCCAGCTCCAAACCTGGTTCGGGCCATCCGCCCTGAGGCGCGGCACCGAGCGCGGTTCTTGAGGCAGCCTGGCCCTCCCCCGGCGGTGGCACTGACCCGCCTGGTGCAGCACCCGATAGAAGCTGCTCTCTGAAGCAATAAAGAGCTTTTGATCGGACAGTGCCGGCACGATCTGCCCTGGCGGCAGCGCGGCGTACTCCGGCTGGTTGCACGTCAGCAGGATTCGCTGGCGCTCTTCCTCGCTCAGGCGGTGACCCACCAGGCGAGCACTGCCTTTACGGCGATCCACGCCGTCCCCATCACCCAGGAAGGCTTTCCGCCAGCGTTTGAGGGTGCGCAGGCAGATGCCGATCACACCACAGGCCCTCACCAGGCCGGCGCCCGCAGCATTGGCCTCCCCGATCAGCTCGATCACCTTCCGCCGGTGCACGGCGCTGGTCAGCCTTCCGCGTCCTCCGAACAGAAGGCATCCCACTTTTTTTGCAGCACCAGCAAAGCCGCCATCTCCGCCATGGCCTTCTCCTTGCGCTGCAGCTCCTTTTTTAGGGCTTTGATCTCCCGCTGGTCCTGGGCGCGGAGCTTCTCGAGCTCCTTCTGTTCGGCCATCGTCAGCACCGGCTTGGCGTTGGCATCCTGGGCCGCCTGCCGCCAACGGCTCACCTGCTCAGGGAACAGGCCCCGCTCGCGGCAGTAGGCGCTGAGTTCGGTGGCATTGAGCCCGGCGCTTTCCAGCACCACCGTGAACTTGTCGGCGGCGTTCCAGCCCTCTGGTTCCTTCTCGGATGCCGGCACCACCTCTCCCTGCAACCGCCAGGCCTTCCTCCATTTGTAGAGGGTCATCACGTGGATGCCCAGCTCCTCTGAAATCCGGGCAACGCTCTGCCTGTGGGGCGGGTGCATCCGTCTCCTCACATCAGCCTTAACGGCCTCGCTGTATCGGCGCATTGGTCATGTCCTCAAGCCCCCGGATGGATGGATCAAAGGGGTGACATCTTTCCTGAAACCGGGGGGTGCAAGGTGACTGGTCATCCCACCAAGCCCCAGCCGTGGGCATCGAGGATCTCCAACACGGCAGGTTCTGGGGAGATTGCAGGCCAATGCATCAGATCGCCGAGGCATTCCTCCTCCCAGGCATCGGTGCAACGCTCGTAAAGCGCCAGGTTGGTGCCGCGGGGCAACAGGCGCGAGGGATAGAGCAGCCCATCGGGTTCCTCAGCGGCATCGTGCCACCAGCTCGACCAGGCCTGGCACACCGGCAACTGCTCGCGGTTGCTGAGCAGCTGGGCATCCAGGTTCAGGCGGGCCAGGGCCGCCCCCCTGAGATCCAACACCTGCAGATCACGGCGAGCCGTGAGCCTGGCAATGCAGCGCTCCTCCAGTTCCTGGCGGCTGAGGAACTTCACGGCCGCAGGCAGGTGGCTGGCCATCACCTGATGGCCAAAAGTTTCAGCAAAGGCCGTCTCTAGATCGCCCGCCACATAGAGCACGCCAAAGGCGGCATCCGGTGCATTCCAGCGGCCCTGCCCATGGCGTCCCCAGTGCAGCGCACTGGGGTGGCGGCAGCGATGGATCCGAATCCACTGGCTACCGGCAGCAATTCGCAGCAGGCGCAGTCCTTGGGCCTGCTGCGTCGGCGGCAGCGGCAGGCGCACGTCAGCGAGCCAATTGGCAGCCAAACTGGCGTGCCTTACGGCTCACCTCCTCCAGTGCCAGCGGTTCCGCTCTGCACAGCAGAGCGGCCGGGGTGTCGCCCAGCGCAGGGTCAGGGCTCAGCAGAAAGCGCACCTGGGCCGGGCCGCTGTCGGTATCGAGCAGGGGCAACACCGCTTCCAGGGCTGGCCACACCCGCCCGCCCGCCAGGTCGAACTGAAAGGCCGGATACACGGTGTGTTTGCCATGGCGCCAACCGAGCAGCCGCTTGCGATCGCGCCGCTTGCGCACTCCCTCGCCACTCAGCCCGAGCAGCTGCTGCACCTCTGCGGAGCTGAGGCTGCCGCCGCTGGACTTGAGCAGCTGGGCTAGGGCCTGCTCGCCCCGCAGCCGTAGCAGCGCGTGCCGCGGCGGTGGCGTGGGCTCCAAGCGCCAGGCCTCGATCACCAGCTCTGTGAGCAGACTGAGGTCGTCGAGGGTCACGGGAGCCTGCCGATGGCTCATCGCCTGTACAGGCCCTCCCGGCGAGGCCAGTTTGCTGAGTACCAACTGATTCACGCGCAGCAGCAACGCGCTCGCTTGGGGGTCGCCCGCAAGTACAGACGCAGGCCCCGACTCCTGAACAGCCATGACGGCAACCTCGAGCTTGCTGGGCGGGTTGGCTTTGTCAGTATGGCGCACTGATCAGGACAAAGCCAACTGGGTTGGGTTGATGGCCTGGGGTTCGGTGGC
Protein-coding regions in this window:
- a CDS encoding RES family NAD+ phosphorylase, with product MRLPLPPTQQAQGLRLLRIAAGSQWIRIHRCRHPSALHWGRHGQGRWNAPDAAFGVLYVAGDLETAFAETFGHQVMASHLPAAVKFLSRQELEERCIARLTARRDLQVLDLRGAALARLNLDAQLLSNREQLPVCQAWSSWWHDAAEEPDGLLYPSRLLPRGTNLALYERCTDAWEEECLGDLMHWPAISPEPAVLEILDAHGWGLVG